The following coding sequences lie in one Lepeophtheirus salmonis chromosome 11, UVic_Lsal_1.4, whole genome shotgun sequence genomic window:
- the LOC121126037 gene encoding uncharacterized protein: MMLHNQLQEVERVETMIMVLTTISEQINKWIRGIQAGMTGRLTPDLLSINDVGKILDMVKERNHDGSISPVESESIGNFYSLPVQLERTANGLDVAVRLPLYYKDNLYELYKYRELPMTIEEGVRMSYRSPIGKYLVIDDIKGIYKEIETDELVDCIHIEDIRLCPHLRLFRIGQNGCLPALIHGNFKLAKGLCDIMLHKSDDVFVSQINDGKIFVDVQKTQMIKASCTSGSGRTTKRREALGSGQWMITLRNDCNVRIGDYLIGERPVTSKIKVRVVEMMILDEVEDVIADLNLHESWVYGNGQSSLKDKLELLTEPQKAISIDKLRIMARTARVEENRFWIYGIVVIETLLIIIFSGFFVTLLCKVRARRAVQE; encoded by the coding sequence ATGATGCTTCACAATCAGCTACAAGAAGTAGAAAGGGTTGAAACAATGATAATGGTGTTGACAACAATCTCAGAACAGATCAACAAATGGATCAGGGGAATACAGGCTGGTATGACCGGGAGATTAACACCAGACTTGTTATCAATCAATGATGTGGGGAAGATCTTGGATATGGTAAAAGAAAGGAATCATGATGGATCAATCAGTCCAGTTGAAAGTGAGAgtattgggaatttttactcTCTGCCTGTGCAACTGGAAAGAACGGCAAACGGATTAGATGTGGCGGTTCGATTACCCTTATATTACAAAGATAATCTATACGAGTTATATAAGTATAGGGAACTCCCGATGACAATAGAAGAAGGAGTTCGGATGTCATATCGATCACcaataggaaaatatttagtGATTGATGACATAAAGGGTATTTATAAGGAAATTGAAACAGATGAATTAGTGGATTGTATTCATATTGAAGATATTCGTCTGTGTCCACATTTAAGGTTGTTCAGAATTGGACAAAATGGTTGTTTGCCTGCATTGATTCATGGTAACTTTAAATTGGCTAAGGGATTATGTGACATAATGTTACATAAATCGGATGACGTGTTTGTGTCGCAAATCAACGATGGAAAAATATTCGTGGATGTGCAGAAGACACAAATGATCAAAGCGTCATGTACAAGTGGTTCTGGTAGGACAACAAAACGTCGAGAAGCACTTGGGTCCGGACAATGGATGATCACATTGCGGAATGATTGCAATGTGAGGATTGGTGATTACTTGATTGGAGAAAGACCAGTGACAAGTAAGATCAAGGTGAGGGTCGTGGAAATGATGATTCTGGATGAGGTGGAAGATGTTATTGCGGATTTAAACCTCCATGAAAGCTGGGTTTATGGTAATGGGCAATCAAGCCTCAAGGACAAGCTAGAATTATTGACGGAACCTCAGAAAGCAATATCTATAGACAAGTTGAGGATAATGGCAAGAACTGCCAGGGTTGAAGAGAATCGTTTTTGGATTTACGGTATAGTGGTTATTGAAAccttattaatcattatattttcaggATTCTTTGTGACGTTGCTTTGTAAGGTACGAGCTAGAAGAGCTGTACAGGAGTGA